From Trichocoleus desertorum ATA4-8-CV12, one genomic window encodes:
- a CDS encoding AAA family ATPase yields MLIGVLNRKGGCGKSTTAVHLAYWLFQQQQRVMLIDADGQASSSQWLKKLDMPSVVINDPDDLFDQIGKFTEEYDSVIVDSPSVLGEPAKSVLLSVDLALVPVQPSNLDLLSAKDIVRLVNQAQKIRKGLPRAAMFLSRAARGTVLLREAQEALRKTQGFKLLNSVIYQRQVIADAPGQAATVFSMTGEAATSATKDYNKLFEEAIHYGETEEPAR; encoded by the coding sequence ATGCTGATTGGAGTCCTCAATCGAAAAGGTGGCTGTGGGAAGTCAACAACAGCAGTGCATCTTGCCTACTGGCTATTCCAGCAGCAACAGCGCGTTATGCTAATCGATGCAGATGGGCAAGCAAGCTCTAGCCAGTGGCTTAAAAAGCTGGACATGCCCTCTGTTGTGATCAATGATCCAGACGACTTGTTTGATCAAATTGGTAAGTTTACTGAAGAGTATGATTCCGTGATTGTGGATTCACCCTCAGTTCTCGGAGAACCAGCTAAATCAGTATTGTTAAGTGTTGACTTAGCACTTGTTCCAGTTCAACCTTCTAATCTAGATTTGCTCTCAGCAAAGGATATCGTTCGCTTAGTCAATCAAGCACAGAAAATTCGTAAAGGGCTGCCTAGAGCAGCCATGTTCTTGAGCCGAGCAGCCCGAGGGACAGTCTTGCTTAGAGAGGCACAAGAAGCCTTAAGAAAGACTCAAGGCTTTAAACTATTAAACTCAGTGATTTACCAACGTCAAGTTATTGCTGATGCGCCAGGGCAAGCTGCCACTGTATTCAGCATGACTGGTGAGGCTGCTACTTCAGCAACTAAAGACTATAACAAGCTCTTTGAGGAGGCGATACACTATGGCGAGACGGAAGAGCCTGCAAGATGA
- a CDS encoding IS1182 family transposase, which produces MSIQPQPIPPVPEDTAAVARAAFPKGNLYLQIRDTLGSLYQDESFVSLFSRRGQPAQSPWRLALVCVMQFMENLSDRQAADAVRARIDWKYVLSLPLSDPGFNYSILSEFRDRLVADNAESLLLDPLLEQLREKGLLKGHQRQRTDSTHVLGAIRVLNRLETLGETFRAALNSLAVAASDWLEPHLQAAWFERYHRRTENYRLPKSDSEREALGRTIGQDGLTLLDVVYHASSPEWLRHVPAIETLRQVWLQQFYALGEDGALQWRSPKDMPPSTLAIHSPYDVAAHYSTKRSVDWVGYKAHLTEICDEACPHFITGVYTTLSTTPDDAVVDAVHEGLSERTLLPKEHLMDTGYITAAHILNSDKKYGIDLVGAVRGNPSWQSRKNSKFTSDQFAVNWNEQTVTCPQGHQSIIWREKIDNRSLPVIHVHFSQADCRRCPVRKRCTHSKYARRLTLQPQAKYAVLQQRRQEQETAEFKERYQQRAGIEGTLSQGVRRSGLRQSRYVGLAKTHLQHILTAVALNLIRLDAWLSGVPLAKTRTSRFLELKSRVA; this is translated from the coding sequence ATGTCCATACAACCCCAGCCCATTCCTCCAGTTCCAGAGGATACCGCAGCAGTCGCACGAGCTGCTTTTCCCAAAGGTAACCTCTACCTTCAAATCCGCGATACACTTGGCAGCCTCTATCAAGACGAATCTTTTGTCTCACTCTTTTCCAGGCGAGGACAACCTGCACAATCTCCCTGGCGGTTGGCTTTAGTTTGTGTGATGCAGTTCATGGAAAATCTCTCTGACCGCCAAGCTGCTGATGCTGTTCGAGCTCGCATCGATTGGAAGTATGTCCTCAGTCTGCCACTCAGCGATCCAGGATTCAATTACTCGATTTTGAGTGAGTTTCGCGATCGCCTGGTGGCAGACAATGCTGAATCCCTGTTGCTAGACCCGTTGCTAGAACAATTACGTGAGAAGGGATTACTCAAAGGACATCAGCGGCAACGCACCGATTCCACTCATGTTCTCGGGGCAATTCGAGTATTGAATCGCCTCGAAACATTGGGAGAGACCTTTCGAGCTGCGCTCAATAGCCTAGCGGTTGCGGCTTCAGATTGGCTAGAGCCACATTTACAAGCAGCTTGGTTTGAGCGCTATCATCGGCGCACTGAGAACTATCGCTTGCCTAAATCAGACAGTGAACGCGAAGCATTGGGTCGCACGATAGGCCAAGATGGATTGACATTGCTAGATGTTGTTTATCATGCCTCTTCTCCAGAGTGGTTACGACATGTTCCAGCCATAGAAACCCTCCGACAAGTTTGGCTCCAGCAATTTTATGCACTAGGTGAAGATGGCGCTCTCCAATGGCGATCGCCTAAAGACATGCCACCGTCTACGCTAGCGATACATTCTCCCTATGATGTGGCAGCCCATTACAGCACCAAACGAAGTGTGGATTGGGTGGGATACAAAGCTCACCTGACTGAAATCTGCGATGAGGCTTGCCCCCATTTCATCACTGGCGTTTATACAACGCTCTCCACAACCCCAGATGATGCAGTCGTTGATGCAGTTCATGAAGGCCTATCAGAGAGGACGCTGCTTCCCAAAGAACACCTGATGGATACAGGATATATAACCGCTGCCCATATCCTCAACAGTGACAAAAAGTATGGTATTGACTTGGTTGGAGCAGTGCGAGGCAATCCCAGCTGGCAGAGTCGAAAAAACTCCAAGTTTACTTCAGACCAATTTGCCGTCAATTGGAATGAGCAAACAGTAACCTGTCCTCAAGGACATCAGAGCATCATTTGGAGAGAAAAGATCGATAACCGGAGTTTGCCCGTCATCCATGTGCATTTTTCACAAGCTGATTGTCGCCGCTGCCCCGTTCGCAAACGCTGTACTCACTCAAAATATGCTCGCAGGCTGACACTACAACCGCAAGCCAAATATGCTGTTTTACAGCAACGGCGGCAAGAGCAGGAAACCGCAGAGTTTAAGGAGCGCTATCAACAGCGAGCGGGAATTGAGGGAACGTTATCCCAGGGAGTCAGACGTTCGGGTCTACGGCAATCTCGCTATGTAGGATTAGCGAAAACGCATCTTCAGCATATTCTTACCGCAGTTGCTCTCAATTTGATTCGTCTGGATGCTTGGCTCTCAGGAGTTCCCTTAGCAAAAACTCGTACCTCTCGATTCTTGGAGCTTAAGTCTCGAGTTGCATAG
- a CDS encoding AIPR family protein yields the protein MEEKQVEFLAKSACRVFQDSDEKRQIWSLTVPAKEVPQGFPYGPNARNADLAAKPAKAMLETLKSEPEQFIYYNNGIMLVVASLQAKRVEGGDFEIRIRYSEPTEETEDFVGHGVLNGGHTYKALMHALHGQHRRGERYPDLERAYVQVTVAVGVEEEQVSSISRARNLSKAVPDYALKNLEGDWQAVEKYLPQSCRKNVIFKPNEFESELDEAPEYTVVDVVQRLALLNNEIFDFRKDSHPVAAYTGKGSLVRKWNNEDYKAILPLLPDILWLEEKIMEAHEALNGRSTTGGKVVISRVSGCSKKPSTLITGRIFNLTVAPPFVMPVLAAFRVLIKDGQWIKPVDELWEQYGMMLVDRLWETYKVEGRASAASFGRSKSTWNTLTNLIAMQFVQI from the coding sequence ATGGAAGAGAAGCAAGTTGAATTTCTTGCCAAGTCTGCTTGTCGTGTTTTTCAAGACAGCGATGAAAAGAGACAGATTTGGTCTTTAACGGTACCAGCTAAAGAAGTACCTCAAGGTTTTCCTTACGGTCCGAATGCTCGAAACGCTGATCTTGCAGCAAAGCCAGCCAAGGCTATGCTGGAAACTTTGAAGTCGGAACCGGAGCAATTCATTTACTACAACAACGGGATTATGCTTGTTGTTGCCTCGCTTCAGGCAAAGCGCGTTGAAGGGGGGGATTTTGAAATTCGGATCAGGTATAGCGAGCCGACCGAAGAAACTGAAGACTTTGTGGGGCATGGAGTTCTCAACGGAGGCCATACCTACAAAGCTCTGATGCATGCTCTGCATGGTCAACACAGGCGGGGAGAGCGTTATCCAGATTTAGAGCGAGCGTATGTTCAAGTCACTGTAGCTGTTGGGGTTGAGGAAGAACAAGTTTCTAGCATCAGCCGAGCTAGAAACTTGTCTAAAGCAGTTCCTGACTACGCCTTGAAAAATTTAGAAGGCGATTGGCAGGCTGTTGAGAAGTACCTACCTCAGAGCTGTCGCAAGAATGTGATATTCAAACCTAATGAATTTGAAAGTGAATTGGATGAGGCTCCAGAGTATACGGTTGTAGATGTTGTTCAACGCCTTGCGTTGCTTAACAACGAGATATTTGACTTCAGAAAAGACAGCCATCCTGTAGCCGCTTACACAGGTAAAGGTTCTCTCGTTCGCAAGTGGAATAATGAGGACTACAAAGCAATTCTTCCCCTATTGCCTGACATCTTGTGGCTGGAGGAGAAGATCATGGAAGCTCATGAAGCTTTGAACGGACGTAGCACCACAGGTGGAAAAGTTGTTATTTCCAGAGTTAGCGGGTGCAGCAAAAAGCCATCTACTTTAATAACAGGACGTATCTTTAACCTCACCGTTGCACCCCCCTTTGTTATGCCCGTTTTAGCTGCGTTCCGAGTCTTGATCAAAGATGGACAGTGGATCAAGCCAGTGGATGAGCTGTGGGAACAGTATGGAATGATGCTGGTCGATCGTCTTTGGGAAACCTACAAAGTTGAAGGAAGGGCAAGCGCTGCTTCCTTCGGTCGCTCTAAGAGCACTTGGAACACTCTCACCAACTTGATCGCTATGCAGTTCGTCCAAATTTAA
- a CDS encoding ParB/RepB/Spo0J family partition protein, translating to MARRKSLQDEWAFENNSSSGDHSVSIDLIVMPTSQPRRYFDAEKLQQLTESIRQHGILEPLLVRPSSQPGVYELIAGERRLRAAKQADLSSVPVIVRELNDEEALQIALVENLQREDLNAVEEAEGILQLLGLRLHINSSDVPALLYRMRNEVAGNSNQNILTSTDGKTVQAVFHELGTLTWESFVTTRLSLLNLPAEILEALRSGQIAYTKAQVIARIKDDEQRRKLLEEAIANDLSFLDIKERIANLKADAAKLQNSAPSLKNQIDDILRLAKRSRVWSNPKKQKRLEKLLVELRTLVVEAN from the coding sequence ATGGCGAGACGGAAGAGCCTGCAAGATGAATGGGCATTTGAAAACAACTCAAGCTCTGGCGATCACAGCGTTTCTATTGACTTAATTGTCATGCCCACCAGTCAACCTCGCCGCTACTTTGATGCTGAGAAGCTACAGCAGCTTACGGAGTCTATTCGACAGCATGGAATATTAGAGCCGCTTTTAGTTCGCCCTTCTAGCCAGCCAGGGGTTTATGAATTGATAGCCGGAGAACGAAGACTTAGAGCCGCGAAACAAGCTGACCTGTCTTCAGTTCCGGTGATCGTTCGTGAGCTTAATGATGAGGAAGCTTTACAGATTGCGCTAGTAGAAAACTTACAGCGGGAAGACCTAAACGCAGTCGAGGAAGCGGAAGGTATCTTACAACTTCTAGGGCTGAGACTACATATAAACTCTAGTGATGTTCCAGCTTTGCTTTACCGGATGCGCAATGAAGTCGCTGGCAATAGTAATCAGAATATCTTGACTAGTACAGATGGAAAAACTGTCCAGGCTGTCTTCCATGAGCTTGGAACACTTACTTGGGAATCTTTCGTAACCACTCGGCTATCACTGTTAAATTTACCTGCCGAAATTTTGGAAGCTCTAAGGAGCGGGCAAATTGCCTATACAAAAGCTCAAGTAATCGCTCGTATTAAAGATGATGAGCAGCGCCGTAAGCTTTTGGAGGAAGCGATCGCTAACGACCTTTCCTTTTTAGACATTAAGGAGCGAATTGCCAATCTTAAAGCTGATGCAGCCAAGTTACAAAATTCCGCTCCCTCACTTAAGAACCAAATTGATGATATCTTGCGATTAGCAAAGCGATCGCGGGTTTGGAGCAATCCTAAGAAGCAAAAACGGCTAGAAAAACTATTAGTTGAGCTGAGAACCTTGGTTGTTGAGGCTAATTAG